One genomic window of Gracilinema caldarium DSM 7334 includes the following:
- a CDS encoding endo-1,4-beta-xylanase codes for MVSTTIIVKKEFTEYAIDGKIRTMNKNYWPIFTIFCIILVSCRPQTMRTVTDSKQFLFGVAVRPSDLLDPKDSKLVQDNFNILVAENIMKLQYLRPTESFWNWSDPDKLVQFAESNKMKLRGHTFVWHNQNPPFISNLTDKEKAIQVLKETITQVLTRYKGKFYEYDVCNEIIDDNGQLRNSIWMKTIGRDYIDMAFQTARAADPSVKLILNDYNNEYAGTVKGDAFYQLVKDLVDRNIPIDGVGFQLHVMAEQPIREDALRANIKRFKDLGLSVSFTEVDVRIKLPVTPEKEAAQEKIYMDLLRIALEERVSSFVLWGYTDAYSWIPGTFAGYGSAHPFTKDKTPKPVYEKMKQLIANYK; via the coding sequence ATGGTGTCAACTACCATAATTGTAAAAAAAGAGTTTACAGAGTACGCAATCGATGGCAAGATAAGAACCATGAATAAGAACTACTGGCCCATTTTTACCATTTTTTGTATTATTCTTGTTTCCTGTAGGCCCCAAACAATGCGAACTGTTACTGATAGCAAGCAATTTCTCTTCGGAGTGGCTGTTCGACCCAGTGATCTTTTAGATCCCAAGGACTCAAAGCTGGTGCAGGATAATTTTAACATTCTCGTCGCAGAAAATATCATGAAATTACAGTACCTGCGCCCCACAGAATCCTTCTGGAACTGGTCTGACCCGGATAAGCTGGTACAATTTGCAGAATCGAACAAAATGAAACTTCGGGGGCACACCTTTGTCTGGCACAATCAGAACCCGCCTTTTATTAGTAATCTGACTGATAAAGAAAAGGCAATTCAAGTACTTAAAGAAACTATCACCCAGGTTTTAACCCGTTATAAGGGTAAATTCTATGAATATGATGTCTGCAATGAAATAATTGATGATAATGGCCAGTTGCGCAATTCCATCTGGATGAAAACAATTGGCAGAGATTATATCGATATGGCATTTCAAACAGCCCGTGCAGCAGATCCATCGGTTAAACTTATTCTGAATGATTACAACAATGAGTATGCCGGCACTGTTAAAGGAGATGCATTTTATCAACTTGTCAAGGACTTGGTAGATCGAAACATTCCTATTGACGGGGTCGGTTTCCAATTACATGTGATGGCCGAACAACCAATTCGGGAAGACGCCCTCAGAGCAAATATCAAACGGTTTAAAGATTTAGGCCTCTCGGTGTCATTTACCGAAGTAGATGTACGGATTAAACTGCCGGTGACCCCTGAAAAGGAAGCCGCCCAGGAAAAGATATACATGGATTTATTAAGGATTGCTTTGGAAGAGCGGGTTTCTTCTTTTGTTCTCTGGGGCTATACCGATGCTTACAGCTGGATTCCAGGCACCTTTGCCGGCTACGGGAGTGCCCATCCCTTTACCAAAGATAAGACTCCCAAACCAGTTTACGAAAAAATGAAACAACTTATTGCGAACTATAAATGA
- a CDS encoding glycoside hydrolase family 16 protein — protein MTIAVVLNSCSNSSVPDPGTAYVPEGYTLVWQDEFNFAGAPDPEKWGYSLGGNGWGNGEAQFYTDKRTNSWVDQGHLTIKARNENGLWTSARLKTQYKADWTYGYIEVRAKLPRGIGTWPAIWMLPSYDSYGGWPRSGEIDIMEHVGFDPDVVHTTVHTLSYNHKIGTQKNHHAKIEGATDGFHLYTILWDTESIQWFIDGKLFYQFKNEHATYAEWPFDKPFYLIMNLAIGGSWGGQKGIDKNLKEANLEVDYVRVYQKL, from the coding sequence ATGACCATTGCCGTTGTCCTGAATTCCTGTTCTAATTCTTCAGTTCCCGATCCTGGTACTGCCTATGTCCCTGAAGGATATACATTGGTGTGGCAAGATGAGTTTAACTTTGCTGGTGCACCGGACCCAGAAAAATGGGGGTATTCGCTTGGGGGTAATGGCTGGGGCAATGGAGAAGCTCAATTTTATACGGATAAACGGACTAATTCATGGGTTGATCAGGGTCACCTTACCATAAAAGCCCGTAATGAAAATGGATTATGGACCAGCGCCCGATTAAAAACCCAATACAAGGCAGACTGGACTTATGGTTATATCGAAGTCCGGGCAAAACTTCCCAGAGGAATTGGTACCTGGCCTGCCATTTGGATGCTACCCTCCTATGATTCCTATGGTGGATGGCCCCGGTCCGGTGAGATTGATATTATGGAACATGTCGGTTTTGATCCGGATGTGGTGCATACAACGGTACATACCCTGTCCTACAATCATAAAATTGGTACTCAGAAAAATCACCATGCAAAAATAGAAGGTGCAACGGATGGGTTTCACCTCTATACAATCCTGTGGGATACAGAGTCCATACAATGGTTTATCGACGGTAAGCTCTTTTATCAATTTAAAAATGAACATGCAACTTATGCAGAATGGCCCTTCGATAAACCTTTTTACTTAATTATGAATTTGGCCATAGGAGGCTCTTGGGGTGGTCAGAAAGGAATTGATAAAAACTTAAAAGAAGCAAACCTGGAAGTAGATTATGTCCGCGTGTATCAGAAATTATAA
- a CDS encoding DUF362 domain-containing protein produces MNTTIQKPVVYLTNLRTKPGKNLLDKFEALIKKAGILSIDFDKKLTAIKIHFGEPGNLAYIRPNYVLRLVQLLKKQGALPFLTDANTLYKGRRANGVDHIESAFENGFNPLATGCPVIIADGIKGTEYREIEINQKHCRTAKIGSAIAESDVLISMNHFKGHELTGFGGVIKNLGMGSGSIGGKMEMHSNGQPKINLEHCIGCCICVKNCAQDAIHLENKKAVIDYQRCVGCGQCVAVCMYDAAQPQWDSVGAQEKIAEYALAVVKSKPAFHINFIMNVSPNCDCWSMNDVPIVGDIGIAASFDPVALDRASVDLVNNAPVNPASCIGHAAQTGLTKETDRFTLAQPHTNWKLGLDYAEHIGLGRQDYELIVVE; encoded by the coding sequence ATGAATACAACAATACAAAAACCTGTCGTTTACCTGACCAACCTCAGAACCAAACCGGGTAAAAATCTACTGGACAAATTCGAAGCCCTTATTAAGAAAGCAGGGATCCTAAGTATAGATTTTGATAAAAAACTCACCGCCATTAAAATCCATTTCGGCGAACCGGGCAACCTGGCGTACATTAGACCTAACTATGTGCTGCGGCTTGTACAATTGCTTAAAAAGCAGGGAGCCCTTCCCTTCCTTACCGATGCTAATACACTCTATAAGGGGCGCCGTGCCAATGGTGTAGACCATATCGAAAGTGCTTTTGAAAATGGCTTTAACCCCTTGGCTACCGGATGTCCAGTTATCATCGCCGATGGTATTAAAGGAACCGAATATCGGGAAATAGAAATAAACCAGAAACATTGTAGAACCGCTAAAATTGGCTCGGCTATTGCAGAAAGCGATGTGCTTATCTCGATGAACCATTTTAAGGGCCACGAACTAACCGGTTTTGGGGGAGTGATAAAAAATCTTGGCATGGGTTCCGGTTCCATAGGCGGCAAGATGGAAATGCACTCCAATGGGCAACCAAAGATCAATCTTGAACACTGCATTGGGTGCTGTATCTGTGTAAAAAACTGCGCTCAGGACGCTATCCATCTGGAAAATAAAAAGGCGGTTATCGATTACCAGCGCTGTGTTGGTTGTGGCCAGTGTGTAGCGGTTTGTATGTACGATGCTGCCCAACCTCAATGGGATTCTGTTGGGGCTCAGGAAAAAATTGCCGAATATGCTCTGGCGGTGGTGAAAAGCAAACCGGCCTTTCATATCAATTTTATCATGAACGTATCCCCAAACTGCGACTGCTGGTCCATGAACGATGTGCCGATTGTGGGGGATATTGGTATCGCAGCCAGCTTCGACCCGGTTGCACTGGATCGGGCTTCGGTAGATCTCGTTAATAATGCACCGGTAAACCCCGCTAGCTGTATCGGCCATGCAGCTCAGACTGGCCTTACGAAAGAGACCGATCGTTTCACCCTGGCCCAGCCTCATACCAACTGGAAACTGGGCCTAGATTATGCAGAACACATAGGATTAGGTAGACAGGATTATGAATTAATCGTGGTAGAATAG